One part of the Vicia villosa cultivar HV-30 ecotype Madison, WI linkage group LG6, Vvil1.0, whole genome shotgun sequence genome encodes these proteins:
- the LOC131614204 gene encoding uncharacterized protein LOC131614204 — translation MVNRNQNADEVIHRVRQNNQMETNLTAMIERIMAQNDLNIGLRRPNYISPLSDYVLQTELPRGHKVPKFTKFSRDTSKSTTEHIARYMTEAGDLANNEDLRMKYFPNSLTKNAFTWFTMLPPNSIDTWAQLERLFHEQFYIGQTNISLKELASIKRKFTEPIDDYLNRFHLLKTRCFTVVPKHELVEMTVGGLDYSIRKKLDTQYLRDMAQLADRVRQVERLKAEKARANKSYKKERVTYVKVDEGEPKIYEDQYGFKECEVDLAKLKEAGPYTCKMITPSNGKNPVEIEKKFPKKTYTFDITKCDEIFDLLVKDGQMVLPPNIKIPPLEQRKKRGYCKCHNFLGHKTSQCFLFRDLIQNAIKEGRLKFADKGRNQMKIDANPLNIADTNYTEPIGIDMVDMVEVEARGNPGDEEDVQVGK, via the coding sequence ATGGTTAATAGAAACCAAAATGCTGACGAAGTGATTCACAGGGTTAGGCAGAATAATCAGATGGAGACAAATCTAACTGCTATGATAGAGAGGATTATGGCCCAAAATGATCTGAACATCGGACTTCGAAGGCCGAATTATATATCTCCTTTATCAGATTATGTTTTACAAACTGAACTACCTAGGGGTCACAAGGTCCCTAAGTTCACTAAATTTTCAAGGGATACTAGTAAATCTACCACAGAGCACATAGCCAGGTACATGACAGAGGCTGGAGATTTGGCGAACAATGAGGATCTAAGGATGAAGTATTTCCCCAATTCTCTAACCAAGAACGCTTTCACATGGTTCACGATGCTACCACCAAATTCTATAGATACTTGGGCTCAGTTAGAgaggttgttccatgaacaattctatattGGTCAAACCAATATAAGTCtcaaagaattggccagtattaaaAGGAAGTTTACGGAACccatagatgattatttgaacAGGTTTCATCTGTTAAAGACTAGATGCTTTACAGTGGTGCCTAaacacgaattagtcgaaatgaCCGTTGGAGGCTTAGATTACTCTATTAGGAAGAAATTGGACACACAATATCTccgagatatggcccaattggctgaTAGGGTTCGCCAGGTTGAAAGATTAAAAGCTGAGAAGGCTAGAGCGAACAAAAgttataaaaaggaaagggttACCTACGTCAAAGTAGACGAAGGAGAACCAAAGATTTATGAGGACCAATATGGGTTCAAAGAATGCGAAGTGGATCTAGCCAAATTAAAGGAAGCAGGCCCTTATACCTGCAAGATGATCACACCATCAAATGGGAAAAATCCCGTTGAAATTGAAAAGAAGTTTCCTAAGAAAACATATACATTCGACATAactaaatgtgatgaaatattcgaTTTGCTtgtgaaagatggccaaatggtTTTGCCTCCTAAcattaaaattcctccgttagagcaacggaagaagagaggctaCTGTAAATGCCACAATTTTTTGGGCCACAAAACCTCAcagtgttttcttttcagggatcttatTCAAAATGCGATCAAGGAGGGACGTCTGAAGTTTGCAGACAAAGGAAGAAATCAAATGAAGATAGACGCTAATCCCCTCAATATTGCTGACACAAATTACACTGAGCCTATTGGAATTGACA